From Candidatus Pedobacter colombiensis, one genomic window encodes:
- the topA gene encoding type I DNA topoisomerase: MAKNLLIVESPAKAKTIEGYLGKDFLVKSSYGHIRDLVKGDMGIDISNNFAQTYEVPSDKKQVVAELKKLAKDAEMVWLASDEDREGEAISWHLYETLGLKENKTKRIVFHEITKPAILKAIETPRSIDYNLVNAQQARRVLDRLVGFELSPVLWKKIKPSLSAGRVQSVAVRLIVDREREVNKFNAAAAFKITAEFSTGNGKELVKAELPQRFQKEADAEQFLNDCVGAGFSVDSLETKPAKRNPAAPFTTSTLQQEASRKLGYSVSRTMQIAQRLYESGRITYMRTDSVNLSETALQAAAAEIRSAYGDKYHQPRTYKTKSAGAQEAHEAIRPTYFNHHTVPGDSSEQRLYELIWKRAIASQMSEALFEKTTAQIAVSTRKEQLIAEGEVLKFDGFLKVYLESSDEEDAEDSEGNNMLPPLSRGQELTLKVMNATERFSRPPARYTEASLVKKLEELGIGRPSTYAPTISTIQNRGYVVKEDRDGRQRTFGAIELINGNVTKKIKTEITGAEKGKLFPTDIGEVVNDFLVEHFKGIVDFNFTASVEKEFDEIAQGLQEWTKMLHSFYTPFHLEVETTLETADRANGERLLGVDPSTGKNVYTKVGRFGPLVQIGENDDEEKPRYASLAKSQSVGTVTLEEALEQFKLPFQLEDYQGKEVSVGVGRFGPYVKWGETYISIPKNEEPLSVDQDRAIEIISEKITADAPVAHYQGMPVTKGTGRFGPFIKWNDLFINVPKAYNFDKLSQVDIEELIGKKIEKEANRFIQQWTAEKIAIENGRWGPFIRFGKEMLKLRKNPATNDKYTPEELASISLEEVKKLIVEQVPNAFEPKKASAKKTTGTKTAVKKKAPAKKK; the protein is encoded by the coding sequence ATGGCGAAGAATTTACTAATAGTTGAGTCACCTGCGAAAGCTAAAACCATTGAAGGGTATTTAGGTAAGGATTTCCTTGTTAAATCGAGTTACGGTCATATCCGTGACCTTGTGAAAGGAGATATGGGTATAGATATATCCAATAATTTCGCACAAACATATGAAGTTCCGTCTGATAAGAAGCAGGTAGTAGCCGAACTGAAGAAATTAGCCAAAGACGCAGAAATGGTATGGCTCGCATCCGATGAGGACCGCGAGGGGGAAGCCATATCATGGCATTTATATGAAACATTAGGACTTAAGGAAAACAAGACAAAAAGGATTGTTTTTCATGAGATCACTAAGCCGGCAATATTAAAAGCGATAGAAACACCGCGATCTATAGATTACAACCTGGTAAATGCACAGCAAGCCAGACGTGTATTGGATCGATTGGTAGGTTTTGAGCTTTCTCCCGTATTATGGAAAAAAATCAAACCTTCCCTATCGGCAGGACGCGTACAGTCCGTTGCTGTTCGCTTAATTGTAGATAGAGAACGTGAAGTAAATAAATTTAATGCTGCTGCTGCTTTTAAAATCACAGCAGAGTTTTCTACGGGTAATGGAAAAGAGCTGGTAAAAGCTGAATTGCCACAACGATTCCAAAAGGAAGCCGATGCAGAGCAGTTTCTCAACGACTGCGTTGGCGCTGGTTTTTCTGTGGATAGTCTGGAGACCAAGCCAGCAAAACGCAACCCGGCCGCACCTTTTACCACTTCTACATTACAACAGGAAGCCTCACGTAAGCTAGGTTATTCGGTAAGCAGGACAATGCAGATTGCACAAAGGCTATATGAAAGCGGACGTATTACCTATATGAGGACAGATTCGGTAAACCTTTCTGAAACTGCATTACAAGCTGCTGCTGCTGAGATTAGATCTGCTTATGGCGACAAATACCATCAGCCAAGAACTTATAAAACGAAATCTGCAGGTGCACAGGAAGCTCACGAAGCCATCCGCCCTACTTATTTTAATCACCATACTGTGCCTGGCGATAGTTCTGAGCAACGTTTATATGAGCTAATCTGGAAACGTGCCATCGCATCCCAAATGAGCGAGGCATTGTTTGAGAAGACAACGGCACAAATTGCAGTTAGCACACGTAAAGAACAATTGATAGCTGAAGGTGAAGTTTTGAAATTTGATGGCTTCTTAAAGGTATATCTTGAATCCTCAGATGAGGAAGATGCAGAAGATTCGGAAGGCAACAATATGTTGCCGCCACTTTCACGTGGACAGGAACTTACTTTGAAAGTAATGAATGCTACGGAGCGTTTTTCAAGACCTCCCGCACGTTATACTGAAGCTTCATTGGTTAAGAAACTGGAAGAATTGGGTATCGGCAGACCATCTACCTATGCACCTACTATTTCCACCATTCAAAATCGTGGCTATGTGGTTAAAGAAGACCGTGATGGTCGTCAACGTACTTTTGGAGCTATTGAGCTGATAAATGGTAACGTTACAAAAAAAATAAAAACAGAAATTACCGGGGCAGAAAAAGGTAAGCTCTTCCCTACTGATATAGGTGAGGTGGTAAACGATTTCCTTGTAGAGCATTTTAAAGGAATTGTTGATTTTAACTTCACCGCAAGTGTAGAGAAGGAATTTGATGAGATCGCACAAGGCTTGCAGGAATGGACAAAAATGCTCCACTCCTTTTATACGCCTTTCCATTTAGAGGTAGAAACGACATTGGAGACGGCCGACCGTGCCAATGGTGAGCGTTTGCTGGGCGTTGATCCATCTACCGGTAAAAATGTATATACTAAAGTTGGCAGGTTTGGCCCATTGGTTCAGATTGGTGAAAATGACGACGAAGAAAAACCGCGTTATGCGAGTTTAGCAAAATCACAATCGGTAGGTACCGTTACCCTTGAAGAAGCTTTAGAACAGTTTAAATTACCTTTTCAACTCGAAGATTACCAGGGCAAAGAGGTTTCTGTAGGTGTAGGCCGTTTTGGTCCTTATGTGAAATGGGGAGAGACTTATATTTCTATTCCTAAAAATGAAGAACCTCTGTCGGTTGACCAGGATCGTGCAATAGAGATTATTAGTGAGAAAATTACTGCAGATGCACCGGTTGCACATTATCAGGGAATGCCGGTAACTAAAGGAACAGGTAGATTTGGACCATTCATTAAATGGAATGATCTATTTATCAATGTACCGAAAGCTTATAATTTCGACAAGCTCTCTCAAGTTGACATTGAAGAACTAATTGGTAAGAAAATAGAAAAAGAAGCCAATAGATTTATTCAGCAGTGGACAGCTGAGAAAATTGCGATTGAAAATGGCAGATGGGGACCATTTATCCGTTTTGGTAAAGAAATGCTCAAACTGCGTAAAAACCCGGCCACCAATGACAAATATACTCCTGAAGAATTGGCTTCAATCTCTTTAGAGGAGGTTAAAAAATTAATCGTTGAACAAGTGCCTAATGCATTTGAACCTAAAAAGGCCAGCGCTAAAAAAACAACTGGCACTAAAACTGCTGTAAAGAAGAAAGCTCCGGCTAAGAAAAAGTAA
- a CDS encoding HEPN domain-containing protein: protein MELQILSPTEDHAIYFKAFIHKLVQKFKPLQIFSFSKNSYTHDDQGCFKEKAATFHCDYCLLLVTDSNTRIDYEAQDFSNGNYKQGVITVLCHGKEAIEEAIIANNRFFITVCSTAKLIYSHNGMTTFDLSNRFIPTEAAIKARKHFDHRITLADGFLTGAHECIITEQHNVCAFMLHQVVEQTCIALIRVHLAYRAEIHNLQRLLRLCSSFSNAPIKMFLSGSPADEKLFDLLLKSYSGARYKDTFKVSEDDSWLLYNKVSEFVTLAKGMCEDKIAQLTHQSMIYSEFVASAKAVNY from the coding sequence ATGGAACTACAAATCTTATCACCAACAGAAGATCATGCGATTTACTTTAAAGCGTTTATCCATAAACTTGTCCAAAAGTTCAAGCCTCTTCAAATCTTTAGTTTTTCTAAAAACAGTTACACCCATGATGATCAGGGCTGTTTTAAAGAAAAAGCCGCTACCTTTCATTGCGATTATTGCTTGCTGCTTGTTACTGATAGCAATACCAGAATTGATTATGAGGCACAGGATTTTTCAAATGGAAATTACAAACAGGGCGTAATTACTGTCCTCTGTCATGGGAAAGAAGCCATTGAAGAAGCTATTATAGCTAATAATCGTTTTTTTATTACGGTTTGCAGTACTGCTAAATTGATTTACAGCCATAACGGAATGACCACTTTCGATTTATCCAATCGTTTCATTCCAACTGAGGCTGCTATAAAAGCAAGAAAACATTTCGACCACAGAATTACATTAGCAGACGGTTTCTTAACCGGAGCACATGAGTGCATCATTACTGAACAGCACAATGTATGCGCATTTATGTTACATCAGGTTGTAGAGCAAACCTGTATTGCGCTGATCCGGGTGCATCTGGCCTATCGTGCAGAGATACATAATTTACAACGTCTTTTACGGCTCTGCTCCTCCTTTTCGAATGCCCCAATTAAAATGTTCTTATCTGGTAGTCCTGCTGATGAAAAATTATTTGATCTATTGCTTAAAAGCTATTCAGGGGCAAGATACAAGGATACTTTTAAGGTTTCAGAAGATGACTCTTGGCTTTTATATAATAAGGTTTCAGAATTTGTCACACTCGCCAAAGGAATGTGCGAAGATAAAATAGCACAATTAACACATCAGTCCATGATTTATAGTGAATTTGTTGCTTCAGCCAAAGCCGTTAATTACTAA
- a CDS encoding 5'-nucleotidase C-terminal domain-containing protein, which yields MDYIKSFRNYLALPVVLLVASCSSGYKLVKANRAEYAINKNVAVDSTVIKTYLPYKKQLDAEMNQVLGYSDVLMVKSNDLPETVLGDFFSDAALQQSLKYDPTIDFAMPSTKGGIRVDVPKGEIKLTNIFELMPFENELVAFTLKGSDVQELLNFIAATNGQPVAGLRMKIVHKKPVDVFINGKAFDPNKTYRVLTSDYIAGGGDNALGFKDPIEKKVLGLKVREALINYVKEKQAAGQTISPKLDGRITKD from the coding sequence ATGGATTATATCAAGTCGTTCCGGAATTATTTAGCGCTACCAGTTGTACTTTTAGTTGCCTCCTGCTCATCCGGCTATAAGCTGGTGAAAGCAAATAGAGCAGAATATGCCATCAATAAGAATGTGGCGGTAGATAGTACCGTGATAAAAACTTACTTACCTTATAAAAAGCAGCTTGATGCTGAAATGAACCAGGTCTTAGGTTATTCTGATGTGCTGATGGTAAAAAGCAATGATCTTCCGGAAACCGTATTAGGAGATTTTTTCTCTGACGCTGCCCTTCAACAGTCCTTAAAGTATGACCCGACAATTGATTTTGCAATGCCTTCAACAAAAGGAGGGATACGGGTAGATGTTCCAAAGGGAGAGATTAAATTAACGAATATATTTGAATTGATGCCTTTTGAAAATGAGCTGGTTGCTTTTACTTTAAAAGGTTCGGATGTACAGGAACTGCTAAATTTTATTGCGGCCACGAATGGACAGCCAGTTGCTGGTTTACGCATGAAAATAGTACATAAGAAGCCTGTTGATGTTTTTATCAATGGTAAAGCATTTGATCCAAATAAAACTTATCGTGTGTTGACCTCTGATTATATAGCAGGCGGTGGCGACAATGCCCTGGGTTTTAAAGACCCTATTGAAAAAAAGGTGCTCGGCTTAAAAGTTAGAGAAGCACTTATTAATTATGTAAAAGAAAAACAAGCTGCAGGCCAGACTATTAGCCCTAAACTAGATGGAAGAATTACAAAAGATTAA
- a CDS encoding helix-turn-helix transcriptional regulator, producing the protein MANKDLLTNEKELKKIGLRLKSLRKSSGYTSPDKFSYENNLNRSQYGKYEAGSANITIGTLINILNCFGVSLGEFFNEDYDNLNKI; encoded by the coding sequence ATGGCAAATAAGGATCTTTTAACAAATGAAAAAGAGCTAAAGAAAATAGGTTTGAGGCTTAAAAGTCTCCGTAAGTCCAGTGGATATACCAGCCCAGATAAATTTTCTTATGAAAACAACCTGAACCGTTCTCAATATGGTAAATATGAAGCGGGGAGTGCTAACATAACGATTGGCACACTCATTAATATTCTAAATTGTTTCGGGGTGAGTTTAGGTGAGTTCTTCAATGAAGATTATGATAATCTAAACAAAATTTAG
- a CDS encoding ORF6N domain-containing protein, whose translation MTENKDNIMIPDEIIINQIYHIRGFKVMLDTDLAVLYEVETKQLKRQVKRNIDRFPEDFMFELGNEEQKILRSQFGTLRHGQHSK comes from the coding sequence ATGACCGAGAACAAAGATAACATAATGATCCCCGACGAAATTATAATTAACCAGATCTATCATATACGTGGATTTAAGGTGATGTTGGATACCGATTTAGCTGTACTTTATGAAGTAGAAACCAAGCAGCTTAAAAGACAGGTTAAACGAAATATAGATCGTTTCCCCGAAGATTTTATGTTTGAGCTTGGGAACGAAGAGCAAAAAATCTTAAGGAGCCAATTTGGCACCTTAAGACATGGCCAACATTCAAAATAG
- a CDS encoding metallophosphatase has protein sequence MEELQKINRRDFIKTGGIAAAATALSLSSLNGFAAGDVLKLTILHTNDVHSRIEPFPMDGSKNQGLGGTARRSALIKQIRAKEENVLLLDAGDIFQGTPYFNKFGGELEIKLMSAMGYDAATMGNHDFDNGLAGFNKQLPHANFPILCSNYDFSNTLLKGATQPYKVFKKGGLKIGVFGIGLELKGLVEDKNYGDTIFIDPVTKANEMADLLKQDLKCDLVICLSHLGYKYASNKVSDQVLAKNNRNIDLIIGGHTHTFMDQPEDVQNLSGRITTINQVGFAGINLGRIDYYFERYKGKRIKTASPYIISNELDS, from the coding sequence ATGGAAGAATTACAAAAGATTAACCGTAGAGATTTTATCAAAACGGGAGGAATAGCCGCTGCTGCTACTGCATTGAGTTTAAGTTCCCTAAATGGCTTTGCCGCTGGCGATGTACTGAAATTAACCATATTACATACCAATGATGTACACAGTAGGATAGAACCCTTTCCTATGGATGGCTCAAAAAATCAAGGTTTAGGTGGTACGGCAAGACGTTCGGCACTGATCAAACAGATTAGAGCTAAAGAAGAAAATGTGCTGCTACTTGATGCCGGTGATATTTTTCAAGGTACACCTTACTTTAATAAGTTTGGTGGTGAGCTGGAAATTAAATTAATGAGCGCAATGGGGTATGATGCTGCAACAATGGGTAATCATGATTTCGATAACGGTTTAGCAGGCTTTAATAAGCAATTGCCACACGCAAATTTCCCAATATTGTGTAGCAATTACGATTTCTCGAACACCTTACTTAAGGGTGCTACACAGCCTTACAAGGTATTTAAAAAGGGTGGATTAAAGATTGGTGTATTTGGAATTGGCCTTGAACTGAAAGGTTTGGTTGAAGATAAGAATTACGGGGACACCATTTTTATTGATCCTGTTACAAAGGCAAATGAAATGGCTGATTTGCTAAAGCAAGATCTGAAGTGTGATCTGGTAATCTGCTTATCTCATTTGGGTTATAAATATGCTTCCAATAAAGTATCTGATCAGGTATTGGCCAAAAACAACAGAAATATTGACCTGATTATTGGTGGCCACACACATACCTTTATGGATCAGCCTGAAGATGTACAGAATCTGAGTGGGCGCATTACAACCATTAACCAGGTTGGCTTTGCAGGGATCAATTTGGGTAGAATAGATTATTACTTTGAACGGTATAAAGGCAAGCGGATTAAAACCGCTTCACCTTATATTATCTCAAACGAATTAGATAGTTAA
- a CDS encoding glutathione peroxidase encodes MNTLLILLTMLFTQPAKSVYDFSFKTIDGKEIKLSKFKGKKILIVNTASKCGYTPQYEDLEKLHKQYGKDVVLIGFPAGNFGGQELATNSEIKEFCTGKYNVTFLLAEKSSVKGNDITPLFKYLTTAENPDFTGDINWNFEKFLINEKGQLVHRFRSKVKPLDEEITKNL; translated from the coding sequence ATGAATACATTATTAATATTACTAACTATGCTTTTTACACAGCCGGCAAAAAGCGTTTATGATTTCTCTTTTAAAACCATTGACGGCAAGGAAATAAAGCTGTCTAAATTTAAGGGCAAGAAGATCCTTATTGTAAATACAGCCTCCAAATGTGGGTATACGCCACAATATGAAGATTTGGAGAAATTGCATAAACAGTATGGCAAAGATGTGGTATTGATAGGTTTTCCGGCTGGCAATTTTGGCGGACAAGAATTGGCTACCAACAGCGAAATCAAAGAGTTTTGTACAGGGAAATATAATGTTACTTTCTTATTGGCAGAAAAAAGCAGTGTGAAAGGAAATGATATTACGCCCTTATTTAAATACCTGACTACGGCTGAGAACCCTGATTTTACAGGAGATATCAACTGGAACTTCGAAAAATTCCTGATCAATGAAAAAGGACAATTGGTACATCGTTTTCGTTCTAAAGTAAAACCTTTAGATGAAGAGATTACAAAGAATTTGTAA
- the mnmA gene encoding tRNA 2-thiouridine(34) synthase MnmA, whose product MSKRGRILVAMSGGVDSSVAAVMLHEQGYEVIGLTMKTWDYATSGSNSKETGCCSLDSINDARTLAVNYGFPHYILDIRDEFGDFVIDNFVDEYLAGRTPNPCVLCNTHIKWEALLKRANKLDCEFIATGHYANIRQLDSGRHVISKGKDENKDQSYVLWGVSQENLARTQFPLGSFAKSEIRQMALDMGQEELAKKSESYEICFVPDNDYRAFLKHKVEDLEQRVAGGNFITSNGMVVGQHKGYPFYTIGQRKGLGIAFGEPMFVTQILPESNTVVLGRADELERREALVRNVNLVKYESILEPMDNVVTKIRYKDAGMLSTIVQENDKMRVVFDHNVSAIAPGQSAVFYEGNDLLGGGFLC is encoded by the coding sequence ATGAGTAAACGCGGTAGAATATTAGTCGCCATGAGTGGCGGTGTTGATAGTTCAGTAGCAGCTGTAATGTTGCACGAACAAGGGTATGAAGTGATTGGCTTAACCATGAAAACATGGGATTACGCGACTTCAGGAAGTAACAGTAAGGAAACAGGCTGTTGCAGTCTGGATAGCATTAATGATGCCCGTACCCTTGCCGTTAACTACGGTTTTCCGCATTATATCCTCGACATCAGGGACGAGTTTGGTGATTTTGTAATCGATAACTTCGTGGACGAGTACCTTGCAGGCCGCACCCCTAACCCTTGTGTTTTGTGTAACACCCATATCAAATGGGAAGCCTTGTTAAAACGGGCCAATAAATTGGATTGCGAGTTTATCGCAACCGGACATTATGCTAATATCCGCCAGTTGGATTCAGGACGTCATGTCATTTCAAAAGGTAAAGACGAAAACAAAGATCAATCATATGTATTGTGGGGTGTTTCACAAGAAAACCTTGCGCGTACACAATTTCCATTAGGTTCTTTTGCTAAATCTGAAATCAGACAAATGGCTTTAGATATGGGACAAGAAGAGCTGGCTAAGAAAAGCGAAAGCTATGAGATCTGTTTTGTACCTGACAACGATTACCGAGCTTTCTTAAAACATAAAGTAGAGGATTTAGAGCAACGTGTTGCCGGTGGCAATTTCATTACCAGCAATGGCATGGTTGTAGGACAACATAAAGGTTATCCATTCTATACCATCGGACAAAGAAAAGGTCTGGGGATTGCTTTTGGTGAACCCATGTTTGTTACCCAAATCCTTCCAGAGAGTAATACCGTAGTATTGGGTAGAGCTGATGAACTGGAACGCAGAGAAGCACTGGTAAGAAATGTAAACCTGGTTAAATACGAGAGTATTTTAGAACCTATGGATAATGTGGTAACTAAAATACGTTATAAAGACGCTGGAATGCTAAGTACAATTGTCCAGGAAAACGACAAAATGCGTGTAGTATTCGACCACAATGTATCGGCAATAGCACCCGGACAATCTGCAGTATTTTATGAAGGAAACGACCTTTTAGGTGGCGGTTTCCTTTGCTAA
- a CDS encoding DNA/RNA non-specific endonuclease: MIKKILLYGSLAFVLAGCSKKSTQELAIIDPVVPPPPPAAYSITEDFENAPTKTAYASAVVKMPTGSWTLDDALIGNTAPDLKNGLKSIRLRTGSVTMNFDVNGLKMLYIKHGKYGTDAASTWKLLMSTDGGTTYTQLGADIAEDNSTLKLDSFAVTTTGKVRFQIQKAGTTRINLDDITFRGTGDPGILVSIPDTDPADPVGGSAATPRGVTAGTDAQPAVGDNSNLLFGNPSNANSVSMDNFLLDQSYYVESYSSSRGTPNWVSWHLDASNITGASDRLNNFAGFNGLPQSAFVVQSNSYSGSGFDRGHNTPSADRTSSANANSATFLMTNMIPQAPQNNQQTWGNLESYLRTKVLEGNEIYIIMGSYGIGGTGSNGAATTIAGGKVTVPSNVWKVAVIIPVGNDDISRVSANTRVIAVNTPNINTIDSDWKKYRVSVKAIETATGYTLLSALPAGIQDAIKTKVDTAN, translated from the coding sequence ATGATTAAAAAAATTCTACTCTATGGAAGCCTTGCGTTTGTACTTGCAGGTTGTTCCAAAAAAAGCACTCAGGAATTAGCCATTATTGACCCGGTTGTTCCGCCACCTCCACCAGCAGCATACTCGATTACTGAAGATTTCGAAAATGCACCAACCAAAACGGCTTATGCTAGTGCTGTTGTAAAAATGCCTACAGGTAGCTGGACTTTAGATGATGCTTTGATTGGAAACACGGCGCCAGATTTAAAGAATGGATTAAAAAGTATCAGATTAAGGACAGGTAGCGTGACCATGAATTTTGATGTGAATGGATTGAAGATGTTGTATATTAAACATGGTAAATATGGGACAGATGCAGCTTCTACATGGAAATTGCTCATGTCGACCGATGGTGGTACGACTTATACACAGCTTGGAGCCGATATTGCAGAAGACAACAGTACTTTAAAGTTGGATTCATTTGCGGTAACGACGACCGGTAAAGTTCGTTTTCAGATTCAAAAGGCTGGAACAACAAGGATAAACTTAGATGACATCACTTTTAGAGGAACTGGTGATCCTGGCATCCTGGTATCAATTCCAGATACAGATCCGGCAGATCCTGTTGGAGGTTCGGCAGCTACCCCAAGGGGAGTTACTGCGGGCACTGATGCTCAACCTGCAGTTGGCGATAATAGTAATTTATTATTTGGTAACCCTTCGAATGCCAATTCTGTAAGTATGGATAATTTCCTGCTTGATCAAAGCTATTATGTAGAATCCTATAGCAGTAGCCGCGGTACACCTAATTGGGTAAGCTGGCATTTAGATGCTAGTAACATTACTGGTGCCAGCGATAGATTAAATAATTTTGCCGGTTTTAACGGACTTCCACAAAGTGCTTTTGTTGTGCAAAGCAATAGTTATTCAGGATCTGGATTTGACCGTGGTCATAACACGCCATCTGCTGACAGAACAAGTTCTGCTAATGCCAATAGTGCTACCTTCTTAATGACAAATATGATTCCTCAGGCACCACAAAATAATCAACAAACCTGGGGTAACTTAGAATCTTATTTACGTACTAAGGTGTTAGAGGGTAATGAAATATATATTATCATGGGAAGCTATGGTATCGGTGGTACAGGTAGTAATGGGGCGGCAACTACAATTGCTGGTGGTAAAGTTACTGTGCCATCAAACGTATGGAAAGTAGCAGTTATCATCCCTGTAGGTAACGACGATATTAGCAGGGTTTCTGCAAACACTCGTGTTATTGCCGTTAATACACCTAATATAAACACCATTGATTCGGATTGGAAAAAATATCGGGTAAGCGTTAAAGCTATTGAAACCGCTACGGGGTATACTTTATTGTCGGCCTTACCTGCAGGTATTCAGGATGCAATCAAAACAAAAGTAGATACCGCAAACTAA
- a CDS encoding DUF6266 family protein, whose translation MARMKNGPYGPIVGRIGNTVGYIRLGEPIVRIIATPKKNRVKSEKQIAAFDKMRVIMEFVSPINTFVNTSFKLAVRGTTKIPQNAAVSLNINAAVKGEYPNLELDYPKIMVSKGNLLPAQNPVISFNVESPINENAIYTNVSIKFQWDVDPELEYEMNRAEVMLLAYLPDNKSTFFKVTGARRSAGEDTLHGCIAIKNHGNIIKDRFIETYIAFISDDRESISDSIYTGRVVL comes from the coding sequence ATGGCACGTATGAAAAATGGTCCTTATGGGCCAATAGTAGGAAGAATAGGAAATACCGTTGGATACATCCGACTCGGCGAACCAATCGTAAGGATTATCGCCACTCCGAAAAAAAACAGGGTGAAATCAGAAAAACAGATCGCTGCATTCGATAAAATGCGTGTAATCATGGAATTTGTATCTCCCATAAACACATTTGTCAATACCAGTTTTAAACTAGCTGTTCGGGGTACAACCAAAATCCCCCAAAACGCCGCAGTTTCATTGAATATCAATGCTGCTGTAAAGGGTGAATATCCAAATCTGGAATTGGATTATCCTAAAATCATGGTGAGCAAGGGTAATTTACTTCCGGCACAAAATCCAGTAATCAGTTTTAATGTAGAATCCCCGATTAATGAAAATGCGATTTACACCAATGTGTCCATAAAATTTCAATGGGATGTAGATCCAGAATTGGAATATGAGATGAACAGAGCTGAAGTAATGTTGCTGGCCTACTTACCGGATAATAAAAGTACATTCTTCAAAGTAACCGGCGCTCGAAGATCAGCAGGGGAAGATACTTTGCATGGGTGTATTGCCATTAAAAATCACGGAAATATTATCAAAGATCGGTTTATAGAGACCTATATTGCATTTATTTCTGATGATCGGGAAAGTATTTCAGATAGTATCTATACGGGAAGAGTAGTTTTATAA